In Thunnus albacares chromosome 10, fThuAlb1.1, whole genome shotgun sequence, a single window of DNA contains:
- the LOC122990287 gene encoding catenin delta-1-like isoform X4 translates to MEQCESAAALLESVREQEVQFEQLTRALEEERRRVGLPATSPSALGRPLPHTQNGRLGDADIERLKLTDSYINGTQYRMVDPAHGALDESYTPEDDSQEVHSVFSEEGTTRRSDNGMKKPISRTVLPSDSMSIDGGLSVSGMGGYSATLDRPYRQVGGGDYPTATVPRNYHYGPVMSYNDYQTPPSEAYTSLSRGSHMDDRYRPVDGYRTLDSGYRAPSRQQLDPYAAQPQVGRGMRAMGSAMEMRYGHGHYGLEDDQRSVGYDDYGMGPPPMHPGGYGTMPRLGPGPGGTMDRRRLRSCEDTLDGDMGGGDPYAWGVPMTMERGSMASLDSTLRKGPPTSWRQPELPEVIAMLNYRLDPVKTNAAAFLQHLTFKNDKVKSEVRRLKGIPALVSLLDHPSKDVHHSACGALKNISYGRDQDNKIAIKNCDGVPALVRLLRKTHDQDLTDTITGTLWNLSSHDSVKMEIVDHALHALADEVIVPHSGWERGSNGGEESCKPRHLEWETALTNTAGCLRNVSSERSEARRKLRECTGLVDSLMYVVQSQINRKDVDNKLVENCVCLLRNLSYQVHREVPSCERYAEAAPLNQGPAPGANKGGCFGSRKGKDEWFSKGKKDGDDGSGDQVDIPKRTTPAKGYELLFQPEVVRVYTSLLRESKNPSVLEAAAGAIQNLCAGRWTYGRYIRATVRLEKGLPMMAELLAHGNDRVVRAMSGALRNLAIDNRNCELLGLHAVPHLVANLPGGQSQSGRTLSEETVVSVLSTLAEVLGNSLEAAKTLRASQGIERLVLINKDGKRSDREVRGAGQVLQLVWAHKELRRPLEKDGWKKTDFMVNLNPTTSTTNGPSTRANGTYEDSTMPLLDRGEKRDMIPLNDLGPEAYSTLDQRERRHTLDETTDTLPKN, encoded by the exons ATGGAGCAGTGTGAGAGCGCAGCGGCTCTGCTGGAGTCGGTCAGGGAGCAGGAGGTGCAGTTTGAACAGCTGACCCGGgcgctggaggaggagaggaggagagtgggCCTCCCTGCCACCAGCCCCTCGGCGCTGGGTCGCCCCCTCCCTCACACACAG AACGGGCGTTTAGGGGATGCAGACATAGAACGACTGAAACTAACTGACTCATACATTAACGGCACACAG TACAGGATGGTTGACCCTGCACACGGCGCTCTAGATGAGAGCTACACACCGGAGGACGACTCCCAGGAAGTACACTCAGTCTTCTCTGAAGAAGGAACCACACGACGGTCAGACAATGGG ATGAAGAAACCAATCTCACGCACAGTCCTGCCTTCCGACTCAATGTCCATCGACGGGGGCTTGTCAGTGTCGGGTATGGGTGGCTACAGCGCCACACTGGACCGTCCGTATAGGCAGGTTGGAGGAGGAGACTATCCCACCGCCACAGTGCCCAGGAACTACCACTACGGCCCTGTAATGAGTTATAATGACTACCAGACTCCACCATCTGAGGCGTACACCAGCCTGAGCAGGGGCTCACACATGGACGACCGCTACAG GCCGGTCGATGGCTACAGGACTCTGGATTCTGGCTACCGGGCCCCGAGCCGTCAGCAGCTGGACCCCTATGCAGCACAGCCCCAGGTGGGCCGGGGAATGAGGGCCATGGGCTCAGCCATGGAGATGCGGTATGGCCACGGCCACTACGGGCTTGAGGATGACCAGAGGAGCGTGGGATATGATGACTACGGCATGGGGCCTCCACCCATGCACCCTGGAGGTTACGGCACTATGCCACGCCTTGGACCCGGCCCCGGTGGTACTATGGACAGACGAAGACTCAG GAGCTGTGAGGATACTTTGGACGGTGATATGGGAGGAGGTGATCCGTATGCCTGGGGCGTTCCCATGACGATGGAGAGGGGGAGTATGGCTTCACTGGACAGCACGCTGAGGAAGGGTCCTCCTACTTCATGGAGACAGCCAGAGCTGCCGGAGGTGATCGCCATGTTGAACTACCGTCTGGACCCTGTCAAGACCAACGCCGCTGCCTTCCTCCAGCATCTCACATTCAAAAATGACAAG gTTAAGTCAGAGGTGCGTCGCCTGAAGGGAATCCCAGCCTTGGTGTCACTGCTGGACCACCCCAGCAAGGATGTGCACCACTCAGCCTGCGGAGCGCTAAAGAACATTTCATATGGACGAGACCAAGACAACAAGATCGCCATCAAGAACTGCGATGGAGTGCCAGCTCTGGTCAGGTTACTGAGGAAAACCCACGACCAGGACCTCACTGACACTATCACAG GAACCTTGTGGAACCTCTCATCCCACGACTCTGTAAAGATGGAGATCGTGGACCACGCCCTGCACGCCCTAGCTGACGAGGTGATAGTGCCCCACTCGGGCTGGGAGCGAGGGAGCaacggaggagaggagagctgcAAACCACGCCATCTGGAGTGGGAGACCGCCTTGACCAACACTGCTGGCTGCCTTAG GAATGTGAGTTCAGAACGCAGCGAGGCCAGGCGAAAGCTGAGGGAGTGTACAGGATTGGTGGATTCACTCATGTACGTCGTCCAATCACAGATCAACCGCAAAGATGTGGATAATAAG TTGGTGGAGAACTGCGTCTGCCTCTTGAGGAATTTGTCCTATCAGGTTCACCGTGAGGTCCCCAGCTGTGAGCGCTACGCAGAGGCCGCGCCCCTCAACCAGGGACCCGCACCTGGCGCCAACAAAGGTGGCTGCTTTGGCTCTCGAAAGGGCAAAG ATGAGTGGTTTTCCAAAG GAAAGAAGGATGGAGACGATGGAAGTGGAGATCAAGTTGACATTCCAAAGAGGACAACACCTGCCAAAG GTTATGAGCTGTTGTTCCAGCCGGAGGTGGTTCGTGTTTACACATCACTGCTCAGAGAGAGCAAGAATCCCTCAGTCCTGGAGGCTGCTGCCGGCGCCATCCAGAACCTGTGTGCAGGCCGGTGGACG TATGGTCGGTATATTCGGGCCACGGTTCGTCTGGAGAAGGGTCTTCCCATGATGGCAGAGCTACTGGCTCACGGCAATGACCGTGTGGTTCGGGCGATGTCCGGAGCCTTGAGGAACCTTGCCATCGACAACCGTAACTGTGAACTGCTCG GTTTGCATGCAGTGCCTCATCTTGTGGCCAACCTCCCTGGAGGCCAGAGCCAGTCTGGGCGCACTCTATCAGAGGAGACGGTCGTGTCTGTACTGAGCACGCTCGCCGAGGTGCTAGGCAACAGTCTGGAGGCAGCAAAGACCCTTCGAGCTTCGCAGGGCATTGAGAGGCTGGTGCTTATCAATAAGGACGG CAAGCGCTCCGATCGTGAGGTGCGGGGGGCCGGTCAGGTGCTGCAGCTCGTCTGGGCCCACAAGGAGCTACGTCGGCCTCTTGAGAAAGATGGCTGGAAGAAGACGGACTTCATGGTCAACCTCAAccccaccaccagcaccaccaaCGGCCCGAGCACCCGAGCCAACGGCACCTATGAAGACAGCACCATGCCGCTGCTGGACAGAG gGGAAAAGAGGGACATGATCCCACTAAATGACCTTGGCCCTG AGGCCTACTCTACACTGGAccagagggagaggagacaCACTCTGGATGAGACCACAGACACTTTACCG AAAAACTGA
- the LOC122990287 gene encoding catenin delta-1-like isoform X2, with amino-acid sequence MEQCESAAALLESVREQEVQFEQLTRALEEERRRVGLPATSPSALGRPLPHTQNGRLGDADIERLKLTDSYINGTQYRMVDPAHGALDESYTPEDDSQEVHSVFSEEGTTRRSDNGMKKPISRTVLPSDSMSIDGGLSVSGMGGYSATLDRPYRQVGGGDYPTATVPRNYHYGPVMSYNDYQTPPSEAYTSLSRGSHMDDRYRPVDGYRTLDSGYRAPSRQQLDPYAAQPQVGRGMRAMGSAMEMRYGHGHYGLEDDQRSVGYDDYGMGPPPMHPGGYGTMPRLGPGPGGTMDRRRLRSCEDTLDGDMGGGDPYAWGVPMTMERGSMASLDSTLRKGPPTSWRQPELPEVIAMLNYRLDPVKTNAAAFLQHLTFKNDKVKSEVRRLKGIPALVSLLDHPSKDVHHSACGALKNISYGRDQDNKIAIKNCDGVPALVRLLRKTHDQDLTDTITGTLWNLSSHDSVKMEIVDHALHALADEVIVPHSGWERGSNGGEESCKPRHLEWETALTNTAGCLRNVSSERSEARRKLRECTGLVDSLMYVVQSQINRKDVDNKLVENCVCLLRNLSYQVHREVPSCERYAEAAPLNQGPAPGANKGGCFGSRKGKDEWFSKGKKDGDDGSGDQVDIPKRTTPAKGYELLFQPEVVRVYTSLLRESKNPSVLEAAAGAIQNLCAGRWTYGRYIRATVRLEKGLPMMAELLAHGNDRVVRAMSGALRNLAIDNRNCELLGLHAVPHLVANLPGGQSQSGRTLSEETVVSVLSTLAEVLGNSLEAAKTLRASQGIERLVLINKDGKRSDREVRGAGQVLQLVWAHKELRRPLEKDGWKKTDFMVNLNPTTSTTNGPSTRANGTYEDSTMPLLDRGEKRDMIPLNDLGPEAYSTLDQRERRHTLDETTDTLPRGVYGGRKGSLPLLDSYDG; translated from the exons ATGGAGCAGTGTGAGAGCGCAGCGGCTCTGCTGGAGTCGGTCAGGGAGCAGGAGGTGCAGTTTGAACAGCTGACCCGGgcgctggaggaggagaggaggagagtgggCCTCCCTGCCACCAGCCCCTCGGCGCTGGGTCGCCCCCTCCCTCACACACAG AACGGGCGTTTAGGGGATGCAGACATAGAACGACTGAAACTAACTGACTCATACATTAACGGCACACAG TACAGGATGGTTGACCCTGCACACGGCGCTCTAGATGAGAGCTACACACCGGAGGACGACTCCCAGGAAGTACACTCAGTCTTCTCTGAAGAAGGAACCACACGACGGTCAGACAATGGG ATGAAGAAACCAATCTCACGCACAGTCCTGCCTTCCGACTCAATGTCCATCGACGGGGGCTTGTCAGTGTCGGGTATGGGTGGCTACAGCGCCACACTGGACCGTCCGTATAGGCAGGTTGGAGGAGGAGACTATCCCACCGCCACAGTGCCCAGGAACTACCACTACGGCCCTGTAATGAGTTATAATGACTACCAGACTCCACCATCTGAGGCGTACACCAGCCTGAGCAGGGGCTCACACATGGACGACCGCTACAG GCCGGTCGATGGCTACAGGACTCTGGATTCTGGCTACCGGGCCCCGAGCCGTCAGCAGCTGGACCCCTATGCAGCACAGCCCCAGGTGGGCCGGGGAATGAGGGCCATGGGCTCAGCCATGGAGATGCGGTATGGCCACGGCCACTACGGGCTTGAGGATGACCAGAGGAGCGTGGGATATGATGACTACGGCATGGGGCCTCCACCCATGCACCCTGGAGGTTACGGCACTATGCCACGCCTTGGACCCGGCCCCGGTGGTACTATGGACAGACGAAGACTCAG GAGCTGTGAGGATACTTTGGACGGTGATATGGGAGGAGGTGATCCGTATGCCTGGGGCGTTCCCATGACGATGGAGAGGGGGAGTATGGCTTCACTGGACAGCACGCTGAGGAAGGGTCCTCCTACTTCATGGAGACAGCCAGAGCTGCCGGAGGTGATCGCCATGTTGAACTACCGTCTGGACCCTGTCAAGACCAACGCCGCTGCCTTCCTCCAGCATCTCACATTCAAAAATGACAAG gTTAAGTCAGAGGTGCGTCGCCTGAAGGGAATCCCAGCCTTGGTGTCACTGCTGGACCACCCCAGCAAGGATGTGCACCACTCAGCCTGCGGAGCGCTAAAGAACATTTCATATGGACGAGACCAAGACAACAAGATCGCCATCAAGAACTGCGATGGAGTGCCAGCTCTGGTCAGGTTACTGAGGAAAACCCACGACCAGGACCTCACTGACACTATCACAG GAACCTTGTGGAACCTCTCATCCCACGACTCTGTAAAGATGGAGATCGTGGACCACGCCCTGCACGCCCTAGCTGACGAGGTGATAGTGCCCCACTCGGGCTGGGAGCGAGGGAGCaacggaggagaggagagctgcAAACCACGCCATCTGGAGTGGGAGACCGCCTTGACCAACACTGCTGGCTGCCTTAG GAATGTGAGTTCAGAACGCAGCGAGGCCAGGCGAAAGCTGAGGGAGTGTACAGGATTGGTGGATTCACTCATGTACGTCGTCCAATCACAGATCAACCGCAAAGATGTGGATAATAAG TTGGTGGAGAACTGCGTCTGCCTCTTGAGGAATTTGTCCTATCAGGTTCACCGTGAGGTCCCCAGCTGTGAGCGCTACGCAGAGGCCGCGCCCCTCAACCAGGGACCCGCACCTGGCGCCAACAAAGGTGGCTGCTTTGGCTCTCGAAAGGGCAAAG ATGAGTGGTTTTCCAAAG GAAAGAAGGATGGAGACGATGGAAGTGGAGATCAAGTTGACATTCCAAAGAGGACAACACCTGCCAAAG GTTATGAGCTGTTGTTCCAGCCGGAGGTGGTTCGTGTTTACACATCACTGCTCAGAGAGAGCAAGAATCCCTCAGTCCTGGAGGCTGCTGCCGGCGCCATCCAGAACCTGTGTGCAGGCCGGTGGACG TATGGTCGGTATATTCGGGCCACGGTTCGTCTGGAGAAGGGTCTTCCCATGATGGCAGAGCTACTGGCTCACGGCAATGACCGTGTGGTTCGGGCGATGTCCGGAGCCTTGAGGAACCTTGCCATCGACAACCGTAACTGTGAACTGCTCG GTTTGCATGCAGTGCCTCATCTTGTGGCCAACCTCCCTGGAGGCCAGAGCCAGTCTGGGCGCACTCTATCAGAGGAGACGGTCGTGTCTGTACTGAGCACGCTCGCCGAGGTGCTAGGCAACAGTCTGGAGGCAGCAAAGACCCTTCGAGCTTCGCAGGGCATTGAGAGGCTGGTGCTTATCAATAAGGACGG CAAGCGCTCCGATCGTGAGGTGCGGGGGGCCGGTCAGGTGCTGCAGCTCGTCTGGGCCCACAAGGAGCTACGTCGGCCTCTTGAGAAAGATGGCTGGAAGAAGACGGACTTCATGGTCAACCTCAAccccaccaccagcaccaccaaCGGCCCGAGCACCCGAGCCAACGGCACCTATGAAGACAGCACCATGCCGCTGCTGGACAGAG gGGAAAAGAGGGACATGATCCCACTAAATGACCTTGGCCCTG AGGCCTACTCTACACTGGAccagagggagaggagacaCACTCTGGATGAGACCACAGACACTTTACCG CGAGGGGTGTATGGGGGCAGAAAGGGCTCCCTGCCCCTGTTGGACTCCTACGATGGTTag
- the LOC122990287 gene encoding catenin delta-1-like isoform X5, with translation MVDPAHGALDESYTPEDDSQEVHSVFSEEGTTRRSDNGMKKPISRTVLPSDSMSIDGGLSVSGMGGYSATLDRPYRQVGGGDYPTATVPRNYHYGPVMSYNDYQTPPSEAYTSLSRGSHMDDRYRPVDGYRTLDSGYRAPSRQQLDPYAAQPQVGRGMRAMGSAMEMRYGHGHYGLEDDQRSVGYDDYGMGPPPMHPGGYGTMPRLGPGPGGTMDRRRLRSCEDTLDGDMGGGDPYAWGVPMTMERGSMASLDSTLRKGPPTSWRQPELPEVIAMLNYRLDPVKTNAAAFLQHLTFKNDKVKSEVRRLKGIPALVSLLDHPSKDVHHSACGALKNISYGRDQDNKIAIKNCDGVPALVRLLRKTHDQDLTDTITGTLWNLSSHDSVKMEIVDHALHALADEVIVPHSGWERGSNGGEESCKPRHLEWETALTNTAGCLRNVSSERSEARRKLRECTGLVDSLMYVVQSQINRKDVDNKLVENCVCLLRNLSYQVHREVPSCERYAEAAPLNQGPAPGANKGGCFGSRKGKDEWFSKGKKDGDDGSGDQVDIPKRTTPAKGYELLFQPEVVRVYTSLLRESKNPSVLEAAAGAIQNLCAGRWTYGRYIRATVRLEKGLPMMAELLAHGNDRVVRAMSGALRNLAIDNRNCELLGLHAVPHLVANLPGGQSQSGRTLSEETVVSVLSTLAEVLGNSLEAAKTLRASQGIERLVLINKDGKRSDREVRGAGQVLQLVWAHKELRRPLEKDGWKKTDFMVNLNPTTSTTNGPSTRANGTYEDSTMPLLDRGEKRDMIPLNDLGPEAYSTLDQRERRHTLDETTDTLPRGVYGGRKGSLPLLDSYDG, from the exons ATGGTTGACCCTGCACACGGCGCTCTAGATGAGAGCTACACACCGGAGGACGACTCCCAGGAAGTACACTCAGTCTTCTCTGAAGAAGGAACCACACGACGGTCAGACAATGGG ATGAAGAAACCAATCTCACGCACAGTCCTGCCTTCCGACTCAATGTCCATCGACGGGGGCTTGTCAGTGTCGGGTATGGGTGGCTACAGCGCCACACTGGACCGTCCGTATAGGCAGGTTGGAGGAGGAGACTATCCCACCGCCACAGTGCCCAGGAACTACCACTACGGCCCTGTAATGAGTTATAATGACTACCAGACTCCACCATCTGAGGCGTACACCAGCCTGAGCAGGGGCTCACACATGGACGACCGCTACAG GCCGGTCGATGGCTACAGGACTCTGGATTCTGGCTACCGGGCCCCGAGCCGTCAGCAGCTGGACCCCTATGCAGCACAGCCCCAGGTGGGCCGGGGAATGAGGGCCATGGGCTCAGCCATGGAGATGCGGTATGGCCACGGCCACTACGGGCTTGAGGATGACCAGAGGAGCGTGGGATATGATGACTACGGCATGGGGCCTCCACCCATGCACCCTGGAGGTTACGGCACTATGCCACGCCTTGGACCCGGCCCCGGTGGTACTATGGACAGACGAAGACTCAG GAGCTGTGAGGATACTTTGGACGGTGATATGGGAGGAGGTGATCCGTATGCCTGGGGCGTTCCCATGACGATGGAGAGGGGGAGTATGGCTTCACTGGACAGCACGCTGAGGAAGGGTCCTCCTACTTCATGGAGACAGCCAGAGCTGCCGGAGGTGATCGCCATGTTGAACTACCGTCTGGACCCTGTCAAGACCAACGCCGCTGCCTTCCTCCAGCATCTCACATTCAAAAATGACAAG gTTAAGTCAGAGGTGCGTCGCCTGAAGGGAATCCCAGCCTTGGTGTCACTGCTGGACCACCCCAGCAAGGATGTGCACCACTCAGCCTGCGGAGCGCTAAAGAACATTTCATATGGACGAGACCAAGACAACAAGATCGCCATCAAGAACTGCGATGGAGTGCCAGCTCTGGTCAGGTTACTGAGGAAAACCCACGACCAGGACCTCACTGACACTATCACAG GAACCTTGTGGAACCTCTCATCCCACGACTCTGTAAAGATGGAGATCGTGGACCACGCCCTGCACGCCCTAGCTGACGAGGTGATAGTGCCCCACTCGGGCTGGGAGCGAGGGAGCaacggaggagaggagagctgcAAACCACGCCATCTGGAGTGGGAGACCGCCTTGACCAACACTGCTGGCTGCCTTAG GAATGTGAGTTCAGAACGCAGCGAGGCCAGGCGAAAGCTGAGGGAGTGTACAGGATTGGTGGATTCACTCATGTACGTCGTCCAATCACAGATCAACCGCAAAGATGTGGATAATAAG TTGGTGGAGAACTGCGTCTGCCTCTTGAGGAATTTGTCCTATCAGGTTCACCGTGAGGTCCCCAGCTGTGAGCGCTACGCAGAGGCCGCGCCCCTCAACCAGGGACCCGCACCTGGCGCCAACAAAGGTGGCTGCTTTGGCTCTCGAAAGGGCAAAG ATGAGTGGTTTTCCAAAG GAAAGAAGGATGGAGACGATGGAAGTGGAGATCAAGTTGACATTCCAAAGAGGACAACACCTGCCAAAG GTTATGAGCTGTTGTTCCAGCCGGAGGTGGTTCGTGTTTACACATCACTGCTCAGAGAGAGCAAGAATCCCTCAGTCCTGGAGGCTGCTGCCGGCGCCATCCAGAACCTGTGTGCAGGCCGGTGGACG TATGGTCGGTATATTCGGGCCACGGTTCGTCTGGAGAAGGGTCTTCCCATGATGGCAGAGCTACTGGCTCACGGCAATGACCGTGTGGTTCGGGCGATGTCCGGAGCCTTGAGGAACCTTGCCATCGACAACCGTAACTGTGAACTGCTCG GTTTGCATGCAGTGCCTCATCTTGTGGCCAACCTCCCTGGAGGCCAGAGCCAGTCTGGGCGCACTCTATCAGAGGAGACGGTCGTGTCTGTACTGAGCACGCTCGCCGAGGTGCTAGGCAACAGTCTGGAGGCAGCAAAGACCCTTCGAGCTTCGCAGGGCATTGAGAGGCTGGTGCTTATCAATAAGGACGG CAAGCGCTCCGATCGTGAGGTGCGGGGGGCCGGTCAGGTGCTGCAGCTCGTCTGGGCCCACAAGGAGCTACGTCGGCCTCTTGAGAAAGATGGCTGGAAGAAGACGGACTTCATGGTCAACCTCAAccccaccaccagcaccaccaaCGGCCCGAGCACCCGAGCCAACGGCACCTATGAAGACAGCACCATGCCGCTGCTGGACAGAG gGGAAAAGAGGGACATGATCCCACTAAATGACCTTGGCCCTG AGGCCTACTCTACACTGGAccagagggagaggagacaCACTCTGGATGAGACCACAGACACTTTACCG CGAGGGGTGTATGGGGGCAGAAAGGGCTCCCTGCCCCTGTTGGACTCCTACGATGGTTag
- the LOC122990287 gene encoding catenin delta-1-like isoform X1: protein MDVCNAPLPSPLSPWGRVVCMEQCESAAALLESVREQEVQFEQLTRALEEERRRVGLPATSPSALGRPLPHTQNGRLGDADIERLKLTDSYINGTQYRMVDPAHGALDESYTPEDDSQEVHSVFSEEGTTRRSDNGMKKPISRTVLPSDSMSIDGGLSVSGMGGYSATLDRPYRQVGGGDYPTATVPRNYHYGPVMSYNDYQTPPSEAYTSLSRGSHMDDRYRPVDGYRTLDSGYRAPSRQQLDPYAAQPQVGRGMRAMGSAMEMRYGHGHYGLEDDQRSVGYDDYGMGPPPMHPGGYGTMPRLGPGPGGTMDRRRLRSCEDTLDGDMGGGDPYAWGVPMTMERGSMASLDSTLRKGPPTSWRQPELPEVIAMLNYRLDPVKTNAAAFLQHLTFKNDKVKSEVRRLKGIPALVSLLDHPSKDVHHSACGALKNISYGRDQDNKIAIKNCDGVPALVRLLRKTHDQDLTDTITGTLWNLSSHDSVKMEIVDHALHALADEVIVPHSGWERGSNGGEESCKPRHLEWETALTNTAGCLRNVSSERSEARRKLRECTGLVDSLMYVVQSQINRKDVDNKLVENCVCLLRNLSYQVHREVPSCERYAEAAPLNQGPAPGANKGGCFGSRKGKDEWFSKGKKDGDDGSGDQVDIPKRTTPAKGYELLFQPEVVRVYTSLLRESKNPSVLEAAAGAIQNLCAGRWTYGRYIRATVRLEKGLPMMAELLAHGNDRVVRAMSGALRNLAIDNRNCELLGLHAVPHLVANLPGGQSQSGRTLSEETVVSVLSTLAEVLGNSLEAAKTLRASQGIERLVLINKDGKRSDREVRGAGQVLQLVWAHKELRRPLEKDGWKKTDFMVNLNPTTSTTNGPSTRANGTYEDSTMPLLDRGEKRDMIPLNDLGPEAYSTLDQRERRHTLDETTDTLPRGVYGGRKGSLPLLDSYDG, encoded by the exons atggatgtgtgtaacgcccccctcccttcccctctctccccttGGGGCCGTGTAGTGTGTATGGAGCAGTGTGAGAGCGCAGCGGCTCTGCTGGAGTCGGTCAGGGAGCAGGAGGTGCAGTTTGAACAGCTGACCCGGgcgctggaggaggagaggaggagagtgggCCTCCCTGCCACCAGCCCCTCGGCGCTGGGTCGCCCCCTCCCTCACACACAG AACGGGCGTTTAGGGGATGCAGACATAGAACGACTGAAACTAACTGACTCATACATTAACGGCACACAG TACAGGATGGTTGACCCTGCACACGGCGCTCTAGATGAGAGCTACACACCGGAGGACGACTCCCAGGAAGTACACTCAGTCTTCTCTGAAGAAGGAACCACACGACGGTCAGACAATGGG ATGAAGAAACCAATCTCACGCACAGTCCTGCCTTCCGACTCAATGTCCATCGACGGGGGCTTGTCAGTGTCGGGTATGGGTGGCTACAGCGCCACACTGGACCGTCCGTATAGGCAGGTTGGAGGAGGAGACTATCCCACCGCCACAGTGCCCAGGAACTACCACTACGGCCCTGTAATGAGTTATAATGACTACCAGACTCCACCATCTGAGGCGTACACCAGCCTGAGCAGGGGCTCACACATGGACGACCGCTACAG GCCGGTCGATGGCTACAGGACTCTGGATTCTGGCTACCGGGCCCCGAGCCGTCAGCAGCTGGACCCCTATGCAGCACAGCCCCAGGTGGGCCGGGGAATGAGGGCCATGGGCTCAGCCATGGAGATGCGGTATGGCCACGGCCACTACGGGCTTGAGGATGACCAGAGGAGCGTGGGATATGATGACTACGGCATGGGGCCTCCACCCATGCACCCTGGAGGTTACGGCACTATGCCACGCCTTGGACCCGGCCCCGGTGGTACTATGGACAGACGAAGACTCAG GAGCTGTGAGGATACTTTGGACGGTGATATGGGAGGAGGTGATCCGTATGCCTGGGGCGTTCCCATGACGATGGAGAGGGGGAGTATGGCTTCACTGGACAGCACGCTGAGGAAGGGTCCTCCTACTTCATGGAGACAGCCAGAGCTGCCGGAGGTGATCGCCATGTTGAACTACCGTCTGGACCCTGTCAAGACCAACGCCGCTGCCTTCCTCCAGCATCTCACATTCAAAAATGACAAG gTTAAGTCAGAGGTGCGTCGCCTGAAGGGAATCCCAGCCTTGGTGTCACTGCTGGACCACCCCAGCAAGGATGTGCACCACTCAGCCTGCGGAGCGCTAAAGAACATTTCATATGGACGAGACCAAGACAACAAGATCGCCATCAAGAACTGCGATGGAGTGCCAGCTCTGGTCAGGTTACTGAGGAAAACCCACGACCAGGACCTCACTGACACTATCACAG GAACCTTGTGGAACCTCTCATCCCACGACTCTGTAAAGATGGAGATCGTGGACCACGCCCTGCACGCCCTAGCTGACGAGGTGATAGTGCCCCACTCGGGCTGGGAGCGAGGGAGCaacggaggagaggagagctgcAAACCACGCCATCTGGAGTGGGAGACCGCCTTGACCAACACTGCTGGCTGCCTTAG GAATGTGAGTTCAGAACGCAGCGAGGCCAGGCGAAAGCTGAGGGAGTGTACAGGATTGGTGGATTCACTCATGTACGTCGTCCAATCACAGATCAACCGCAAAGATGTGGATAATAAG TTGGTGGAGAACTGCGTCTGCCTCTTGAGGAATTTGTCCTATCAGGTTCACCGTGAGGTCCCCAGCTGTGAGCGCTACGCAGAGGCCGCGCCCCTCAACCAGGGACCCGCACCTGGCGCCAACAAAGGTGGCTGCTTTGGCTCTCGAAAGGGCAAAG ATGAGTGGTTTTCCAAAG GAAAGAAGGATGGAGACGATGGAAGTGGAGATCAAGTTGACATTCCAAAGAGGACAACACCTGCCAAAG GTTATGAGCTGTTGTTCCAGCCGGAGGTGGTTCGTGTTTACACATCACTGCTCAGAGAGAGCAAGAATCCCTCAGTCCTGGAGGCTGCTGCCGGCGCCATCCAGAACCTGTGTGCAGGCCGGTGGACG TATGGTCGGTATATTCGGGCCACGGTTCGTCTGGAGAAGGGTCTTCCCATGATGGCAGAGCTACTGGCTCACGGCAATGACCGTGTGGTTCGGGCGATGTCCGGAGCCTTGAGGAACCTTGCCATCGACAACCGTAACTGTGAACTGCTCG GTTTGCATGCAGTGCCTCATCTTGTGGCCAACCTCCCTGGAGGCCAGAGCCAGTCTGGGCGCACTCTATCAGAGGAGACGGTCGTGTCTGTACTGAGCACGCTCGCCGAGGTGCTAGGCAACAGTCTGGAGGCAGCAAAGACCCTTCGAGCTTCGCAGGGCATTGAGAGGCTGGTGCTTATCAATAAGGACGG CAAGCGCTCCGATCGTGAGGTGCGGGGGGCCGGTCAGGTGCTGCAGCTCGTCTGGGCCCACAAGGAGCTACGTCGGCCTCTTGAGAAAGATGGCTGGAAGAAGACGGACTTCATGGTCAACCTCAAccccaccaccagcaccaccaaCGGCCCGAGCACCCGAGCCAACGGCACCTATGAAGACAGCACCATGCCGCTGCTGGACAGAG gGGAAAAGAGGGACATGATCCCACTAAATGACCTTGGCCCTG AGGCCTACTCTACACTGGAccagagggagaggagacaCACTCTGGATGAGACCACAGACACTTTACCG CGAGGGGTGTATGGGGGCAGAAAGGGCTCCCTGCCCCTGTTGGACTCCTACGATGGTTag